A region of the Stieleria neptunia genome:
ACCTCTTTCGAATCGGCACCGCAACCCACGACGCAACACATTGCGACCAGCAGACACCAACGAGGTGTTGAAAAACAACGCGCCGAAGGATCGGACGTCGACGTGTCCAATCCACACTCACGACCCGGCCGCTCCATGTCAAGGTTGCCAGAATGAGATGGAGGTGTAGGAGGCGTCATGCCCAACGCTGCAAGTGGGAAGATGAATCGGTGGGTCGGTTAGTCTAATGCCAATCGCATCGAGATGGCAAAGCAATGCGTGGATTCCAAACGGGATGGGCGTCCGGACGCTTGCGGCCTGTCGATCGAGTGGATGAACCAAAATCAACGAGATCCAATTGGCCCGACGCATCAGCGAGGAACGCCGCACGCGGCCCCTTGCTGACGCATGCGGGCTGGAATCGAAACGCCGATCGACAGCCGCTTGGACATGTACATAACAAATGCTACTTATGGGTGATTGGTTTTCCCCAGAGTGCGTGAAAGGCAGAAAACGCGGCCCAAAAACGATAAAAGCAGCTTTTCGAGCGGAACATTCTATTAGCCTACACGGTTCATTGCTCAACATGGCCGATAGCAAACCCATCCACGGGGCAGCACTCGGTCGCCCGCCTAGAGGCAATGCGTTCACCCGCTTAATAGACATTGAATCTTTCCTTGTTTGAGGGGGAGTGGTTCAAGAGTTATCGATGTTCATTTGTTGGTATTCAGCGAATGCAATGCAATTGAAACGCGATCGAACTACAACGAGATGTGAGCTTCTAGGTGGTGTTATCACTTCCTTCTTTGTTTCATCGGAGCACGACATGATTCGAACTCGCTCAGTAGGGCGTCCTACTGGTTTTACACTCGTTGAGTTATTGGTGGTGATCGCCATCATCGGGATCTTAGTGGGGCTTCTGTTGCCCGCGGTCCAGGCCGCGAGAGAAGCCGCGCGACGCATGAGTTGCAGTAATAATTTCAAGCAACTCGGTTTGGCAATTCACAATTATCATTCCGCATTCAAGCAACTGCCGCCGTACGGTGGCGGCACGGGCAAAGGACTGGAGACGCCGCCGGCATGGTGGCGTGCGAGCAACACGGCCAATCGCAAAAGCCTGAGTATTTGGGTGCCTTTGACGGCGTACTTTGAGCAGCAGGGCCTGTGGGATCACATTTCCAATCGAAGTATCCAGACGGTGACCGGTGCCGCACCTCCCGGCCCACTCAATTACTGGCCGGCGATGGGTCCGAGTCCCAAGTCGTATTCGACCAACCCGGGGTATATCCCTTGGCAGTCGGAGATTCCGACGCTGCGTTGCCCGAGTGACGGAGGGTCGGGACTTCCTGGGCGTGGCCGCGTCAACTACGGCGCCTGCTTGGGCGAGGCACCCAAGAACCAGATCATGTCCCACTTTAACACCGCCGAAATGGTGCCGACGACCAGTGCCGGCGGTGCGCGGAATGCCAAGGCACTGCACCGCGGCATGTTTGCTCCGTACACGAAATTTGCATTTCGTGATGTCAAAGACGGATTGTCCAATACGATTGCGTGCGGAGAAATCGTCACCGACCAAGGCGACAAGGCGGTCAATGGTTCCATTTCCTGGGATCCCGGTGGCAACGGCGACGATCACTTCTTCAAACCGCTGCACTGTATCGAATCCAACGAGATCGATCCCGATCGACCTCGGTTTTGGTGTGATAGCCAAAGCACCGGGGGATGCACGCCGCCGGTCAGGGTCGTGGTCAACGAGACCAACGGTCGTGGGATGAGTTGGGCGTCCGCGTTTCGGACTTCGATTCAAGCGGTCTTTACCGTCCGTCCGCCCAACAGCGAACTCTGTATCGGGCAATGGGCCGACAACCTGGGCAACTTTTCACCCAGCAGCTTCCACCAAGGTGGTTGCCACGTGTTGATGGGTGATGGTGCGGTCACGTTCATCACCGATTCGATCGAAGCAGGGAATCAAAATGAGCCGGGGATCTGGTACGACCAGAACCAGTCCCGCCCGGGCGCCGAAAGCCCCTATGGCCTGTGGGGTGCGCTCGGCACCAAGGCTGCCAGCGAAGTGATCGAAGAGCAGCTGAATCAATAGGCTGCCTCGTTGTCCTCTTTCATCGTGTCTCGTCCCCATTTATTTGGGGACGAGACCAGCGATGGTGGTCTCGCGGTTTAGGCGTTGAACGCGTCTTCTCTTGAGAGTGGGATAGGCTTTGGGTCTATCCTTGCAGCATTGACAGGCTGGAAGCCTATCCCACTCATGTTTGCGGCCACTGTTTTATGCGTCTGAAAAGTTTGTTTTATTCATGATGATGTTTCACAAAGGTTCTTTCATGCGAAAATATTTCTTGGCATCGATTTGCGTCCTCTGCTTCGTCCCCGTCATCGGTTGCGGAGGCTCCGGCGATACCACGGTCGTAGCGCCATCAGAAACGGAGACCAGCGA
Encoded here:
- a CDS encoding DUF1559 domain-containing protein — protein: MIRTRSVGRPTGFTLVELLVVIAIIGILVGLLLPAVQAAREAARRMSCSNNFKQLGLAIHNYHSAFKQLPPYGGGTGKGLETPPAWWRASNTANRKSLSIWVPLTAYFEQQGLWDHISNRSIQTVTGAAPPGPLNYWPAMGPSPKSYSTNPGYIPWQSEIPTLRCPSDGGSGLPGRGRVNYGACLGEAPKNQIMSHFNTAEMVPTTSAGGARNAKALHRGMFAPYTKFAFRDVKDGLSNTIACGEIVTDQGDKAVNGSISWDPGGNGDDHFFKPLHCIESNEIDPDRPRFWCDSQSTGGCTPPVRVVVNETNGRGMSWASAFRTSIQAVFTVRPPNSELCIGQWADNLGNFSPSSFHQGGCHVLMGDGAVTFITDSIEAGNQNEPGIWYDQNQSRPGAESPYGLWGALGTKAASEVIEEQLNQ